The genomic window TTCTCGGAGATCTCGGCCGCGGGCGGATTGAAGCAGGGCTGATTGAGGCAAAGCGGATCGAAGCAGGGGGGTGGACCGTGCGATTCGTGATGGTGCGCCGGGGCGGACGGCCCCGGCTCGGGATCGTGGACGGGGCGTACGTCTACCTGTTCGCAGACGACCTTCTGTCGTTCATCGAGCGCGGCAGCCTGGTCCCGGCGCGCGCGGCCCTGGCCCAGGGCAGGCGCCGCATTCGGGCAGGCCGCAAGCATCCCGATGTAATCCCGGTGGCCGGGGCGTGCCTCCTTGCGCCCATCCCGCGACCCCGAAAGAACATCTTCTGCGTGGGCCGCAACTACGCGGAGCATGCCAGGGAGGGCGGGAGCCCGCCCCCGGAGGTACCGGTGTTCTTCACCAAGCCGCCCACGTGCGTAGTGGGACCCGAGGCGCCGGTAGTGCACCACGCCGTGACCCAGCAGCTGGACTACGAGGTCGAGCTGGCCGTGATCATTGGAAAGCGCGGGCGCGACATCCCGGTAGAACGCGCGCTGAGCCACGTGTTCGGGTACACGATCATGAACGACGTCACCGCGCGCGACCTGCAACGCCGGCACCAGCAGTGGTTCAAGGGCAAGTCCCTGGACACTTTCGCGCCCATGGGCCCCGCGGTGGTCCACCGTTCCGAGATCCCCGACCCCCAAAACCTGCGTCTGCGGATGCGCGTCAACGGCGAGCTGCGACAGGATGCGTCCACGGCAGGCATGATCTTCTCCGTGGCGCGACTGATCGCGACCCTGTCGGCGGGAATGACCCTCGATCCAGGTGACATCCTGGCCACGGGCACGCCGGAAGGCGTAGCCATGGGGCGCACGCCGCCGGCCTGGCTTCAGGCAGGTGACGTGGTTGAGGCGGAGATAGAAGGGATCGGGACGCTGCGAAGCCGGATCGTGGCCCCCTAGGAGCCGGGCGCCAGCGGCGCCAGCAACTCGGCCACGCACTCAAGAAACCGCTGGTCTTCGCTCGAGAAGGCGTCAATCTGGTCACCGTCAATGTCAATCTCCCCGACGACCCGCCCCTCCGCGAAGATCGGCACCACGATCTCCGAGCGTGTGTGCGCGAAGCAGGCCAGGTAGCGGGGATCCTGGCTGACATCGGGCACGATCTCGGTCTGCCCTGATCGGGCCGCGGCACCACACACACCGGTCCCGATCGGAATGCGCGTGTGCTCCGTTGCCTGCGGGCCCTTCCAGGGGCCAAGCACCAGGTCGTCCCCATCAACCCAGTAGATCCCGACCCACGAGTAGTGGGGGAACCTGTCTTGCAGGAAGTCCACGATCCCGGCAGCACCACTCTGGCCGGCCAGGACGCGCACCTCATCAAGGACGCGATCGAAATCCATCCCTGCCTCCTCTGGCGGCGGTCTCCCGACATTATAGCGCCGGGAATAACCCGCAGCGCGCCGCGCGTTCCCTGCAATCGGATGGGCTGATCCACCTGAAGGCCTGCCCTTGGAGGACACGTGATGATACGCCGATTGCAGTTGCTTGGTCTGCTGGTGATCGTGGCTATGCTGTTGGCGCCAACCGCGGCGCCCGCGCAGGGAACGCGCAAGGTCTTCGATGTAACGATGACCTCGTTCAAGTTCGAGCCGAACCTGATCAGGTTCCAGGAAGGCGACACCGTCGTTCTGCGTCTGATCAACGCCGACCAGTTCGGGCGGGCGCACGACCTGGCATCGGCCTACCTGCTCGACATCCCCCTGACCATCCGCGGGGACGGCCGCGAGAGCGTCAGCGAGGGCCGCAAGCGGATCTTCGTTGATGCCGGCAAGCGGGCCGAGGTCGAGTTCGTGGCCAAGGGGCGCGGATCGTTCGCGTTCATCTGCAGTTTGTTCGCACACGCGGCACAGGGCATGACCGGTGCGTTCATAGTGGGGCCGGCGACCTCTCCGTAGAACCCCGATCCCCCGATAGACCCCGATCCCGCCAACTCGAGCGCGCCCCATGGAGGGAACTTCTGGGGCGCGCCGTACTATTCTGGCAGCCGTCGGATGCGTGGGTGCCATGGGACTGGCAGACAACAAGGTAGAGACCCCTCTCTCAGCGGTTCTTGAAGCGATACTCGACAGCGCGGGGACGCACTCCCTGCGGCTGGGCGAGTTGGTGGACCGGACCGCCGAGCGGGGTTTCGGGGTTCTTCTGTTCGTGCTGGGCCTGCCGATGCTGATTCCCATCCTGCCGCCCGGATCTTCCACGATCGTTGGCCCCATCTATGCGGCATTCGCCGTCCAGATGCTGTCCGGCTCCCGGCATCCCTGGTTGCCCCAACGGTTCAGGGATTGGGTGCTCTCCCGGCAGAGCGTCTCGATACTGCGCCGGAGGGGGATTCCGCTGATACGCGCCACCGAGCGACTCTCCAAGCCCAGGGGCCTCTGGCTCCGCGAGGGAGTGGTTCTCCGGCTGGCCGGGGCCATGGTGTTCCTGATGGGGCTGCTGCTCCTGAGCCCGCTCCCCTTCCTCAACACGGCGCCGGCCCTGTCGGTGATGCTGATCGGGATGGGACTCCTCAACCGGGACGCGGTGTTCATGACCGCCGGGATGCTCGTTGGCGGAGCTTCCCTGGCAATGATCGGGCTCTCTGCCGGTATGATCCTGGTGCTGATCCAGCGGATCCGGCCAGGGCCCTAGGCGTGTAGCTCTAGAATGTCGCCGTCTTCCAGGGGATGGTCGCGCCCGACCATCAGCCCGTCCGGATGGCCTTTGCGCCACAGGCGCGCGAAGCGCAGGCCCTGGGCGAAGTCCTTGTGGACCACCGCCGCGGCCTCGATTACCGTCGTGCCGCGCCGCAGGACATAGGGGACTTCCAGGTCGGGCTTCTTGCCCGGCTTCTTGCTGTACACCCTGATGATGCCGAGCATCGAGAACATCACCCGACGCAGTTCAGCCAGGTTGACGTCCTGCTCGGAGGAGATGGGCAGCACCGGAAGCTTCCCGCCGTAGAACTCCCGGAACACCTCGAGGACCTCCGCGGCACCGGGGGCATCGAGCTTGGTCGCGACGAACAACGCCGGCACCTCGTTGGGCGCGCGGGAGGCGCCGAGTGGGATAAGGGTAAGGTTCGCGGCGGCCAGCAGAGCCAGGACCTGCTCGGTTGAAGCCAGGAGGTCCTGGTCTGCCAGGTCCGCGGCCACGAGCGCGCCGTCCGCCCCGCGGATGAGGCCGTACAACCATCCCTCCGCGAACTCCTCGCTCACCGGCGGCAGGTCCACCAGCTGTATCTGCACGTTCTCGAAGGCCGCCATCCCGGCTTGGGGCCCCCGGGTCGTAAAGGGGTAGGCGGCGATCTCCGGGACGGCGTTGGTCAGCGCGGCCAGAAGCGAGGACTTGCCCGAGTTGGGCGCGCCAACCAGCACGATCTGCCCGGCGCCCTCGCGCTCGATCTGGTAAAGCTGGCGGCTGCGGGTCGCGCCTTTCTTGCGCTGGGCTTCGCTGCGGAACTTGGCGATGCGGCGCTTGAGGTCGGCCTGCATCTTCTCGGTGCCCTTGTGCTTTGGGATCGTTGACAGCATCTCCTCCAGCGCGGCCATCTTCTGCTGGGGAGTAGTGGCCTCCCTGAACTTCCGGTCGGCTGCTCGGTAGTCGGGCGTGAGGTTGGCAGGCATGGTCGTACCCGGTAGGGAGCCGGGGTCCCTATCTTCCCTCTGCCGTCAGTTCCGCGAGGAGCGCGTCGCCTGCGCGGTGCATGAACGCGG from Armatimonadota bacterium includes these protein-coding regions:
- a CDS encoding fumarylacetoacetate hydrolase family protein, whose amino-acid sequence is MVRRGGRPRLGIVDGAYVYLFADDLLSFIERGSLVPARAALAQGRRRIRAGRKHPDVIPVAGACLLAPIPRPRKNIFCVGRNYAEHAREGGSPPPEVPVFFTKPPTCVVGPEAPVVHHAVTQQLDYEVELAVIIGKRGRDIPVERALSHVFGYTIMNDVTARDLQRRHQQWFKGKSLDTFAPMGPAVVHRSEIPDPQNLRLRMRVNGELRQDASTAGMIFSVARLIATLSAGMTLDPGDILATGTPEGVAMGRTPPAWLQAGDVVEAEIEGIGTLRSRIVAP
- a CDS encoding GAF domain-containing protein — encoded protein: MDFDRVLDEVRVLAGQSGAAGIVDFLQDRFPHYSWVGIYWVDGDDLVLGPWKGPQATEHTRIPIGTGVCGAAARSGQTEIVPDVSQDPRYLACFAHTRSEIVVPIFAEGRVVGEIDIDGDQIDAFSSEDQRFLECVAELLAPLAPGS
- a CDS encoding exopolysaccharide biosynthesis protein; amino-acid sequence: MEGTSGARRTILAAVGCVGAMGLADNKVETPLSAVLEAILDSAGTHSLRLGELVDRTAERGFGVLLFVLGLPMLIPILPPGSSTIVGPIYAAFAVQMLSGSRHPWLPQRFRDWVLSRQSVSILRRRGIPLIRATERLSKPRGLWLREGVVLRLAGAMVFLMGLLLLSPLPFLNTAPALSVMLIGMGLLNRDAVFMTAGMLVGGASLAMIGLSAGMILVLIQRIRPGP
- a CDS encoding TGS domain-containing protein, translated to MPANLTPDYRAADRKFREATTPQQKMAALEEMLSTIPKHKGTEKMQADLKRRIAKFRSEAQRKKGATRSRQLYQIEREGAGQIVLVGAPNSGKSSLLAALTNAVPEIAAYPFTTRGPQAGMAAFENVQIQLVDLPPVSEEFAEGWLYGLIRGADGALVAADLADQDLLASTEQVLALLAAANLTLIPLGASRAPNEVPALFVATKLDAPGAAEVLEVFREFYGGKLPVLPISSEQDVNLAELRRVMFSMLGIIRVYSKKPGKKPDLEVPYVLRRGTTVIEAAAVVHKDFAQGLRFARLWRKGHPDGLMVGRDHPLEDGDILELHA